The following proteins come from a genomic window of Sphingobium cloacae:
- a CDS encoding endonuclease/exonuclease/phosphatase family protein, with protein MKSIRVASYNIRKAIGTDRRRIPERVIDVINEVDADIVALQEADRRFGIRSAALPPLLLDSQSGYKAVPLNVQTDSMGWHGNAILVRKETQVAAYDVIHLPCLEPRGATMAEVTLDGAKLRVFGMHLDLSGLWRRRQASAMIHAAAQGEAMPTVLMGDLNEWSADRGCLADFARHFSFAPCGRSFHARRPVARLDRIMHCGRLRLVDSGVHESAAARKASDHLPIWAEFAIG; from the coding sequence ATGAAGTCCATTCGCGTCGCAAGCTACAATATCCGCAAGGCCATCGGCACCGACCGCCGCCGAATCCCCGAACGGGTGATCGACGTCATCAATGAAGTGGATGCCGACATCGTCGCGCTTCAGGAGGCCGACCGGCGGTTCGGCATTCGATCCGCTGCCCTCCCGCCGCTGCTGCTCGACAGCCAGAGCGGGTACAAGGCCGTGCCGCTCAATGTGCAGACCGACTCGATGGGGTGGCATGGCAACGCCATCCTCGTCCGCAAGGAGACGCAGGTCGCGGCCTATGACGTGATCCACCTGCCCTGCCTGGAGCCGCGCGGCGCGACCATGGCGGAAGTCACGCTGGACGGCGCGAAGCTGCGCGTGTTCGGGATGCATCTGGACCTGTCGGGCCTGTGGCGGCGGCGGCAGGCTTCGGCGATGATCCATGCGGCAGCGCAGGGGGAAGCCATGCCCACGGTGCTGATGGGCGACCTCAACGAATGGAGCGCGGACCGGGGCTGCCTGGCCGACTTCGCGCGGCATTTCAGCTTCGCGCCGTGCGGGCGGAGCTTCCATGCGCGGCGGCCGGTGGCGCGGCTGGACCGGATCATGCATTGCGGCAGGCTGAGACTGGTGGACAGCGGCGTGCATGAAAGCGCGGCGGCGCGCAAGGCGTCGGACCATCTGCCGATCTGGGCGGAGTTCGCGATTGGCTGA